The Streptomyces laurentii genome contains a region encoding:
- a CDS encoding elongation factor EF-G (EFG_mtEFG1_IV: domains similarto domain IV of the bacterial translational elongation factor (EF) EF-G. Included in this group isa domain of mitochondrial Elongation factor G1 (mtEFG1) proteins homologous to domain IV of EF-G. Eukaryotic cells harbor 2...; cd01434;~EFG_mtEFG_C: domains similarto the C-terminal domain of the bacterial translational elongation factor (EF) EF-G. Included in this group is the C-terminus of mitochondrial Elongation factor G1 (mtEFG1) and G2 (mtEFG2) proteins. Eukaryotic cells harbor 2...; cd03713;~EFG_mtEFG_II: this subfamily represents the domain II of elongation factor G (EF-G) in bacteria and, the C-terminus of mitochondrial Elongation factor G1 (mtEFG1) and G2 (mtEFG2)_like proteins foundin eukaryotes. During the process of peptide synthesis...; cd04088;~G1 box;~G2 box;~G3 box;~G4 box;~G5 box;~GTP/Mg2+ binding site [chemical binding];~P-loop containing Nucleoside Triphosphate Hydrolases; cl09099;~Switch I region;~Switch II region;~elongation factor EF-G [Amycolatopsis mediterranei U32];~elongation factor G; Reviewed;~identified by MetaGeneAnnotator; putative): MRTSVPTPGSTPGTGRGGITRIRNLGILAHVDAGKTTLTERFLYLTGTTHKRGEVHDGTTVTDFDPQERDRGITIFSAAVSCAWAGHRLNLIDTPGHVDFAGEVERALRVLDGAIAVFDGVAGVEPQSESVWRQADRHGVPRIAFVNKLDRAGADLDAVVDSLRTRLGTVPLPVQLPIGREDAFTGVVDLVRMRAYEWPDGAQGQGRAHGERQGPVEGPVPETLRAEAERRRRALVEQVAELHPAALEEFCADGTLSEDTLVTALRELTLDGAALVVLCGSAYRDRGIEPLLDAVTAYLPAPVDLPPVRPDRHPTDPAAPFTALAFKVAVTPTGRMTYLRVYAGTLRKGDTVLDTLTGRTERVARILRVQADRTTEADQATAGEIVAVVGPKNTRTGATLCAPGAPLALEAPEAADPVVSVAVEARRATDTERLATGLARLAEEDPSLVVGTDPESGQTVLSGLGELHLEVTVEKLRRDQGLDVTVGRPRVAYRETVDRGVRGLVYRHVKQDGGAGQFAHVVIDVEPLDEGDFAFRSAVTGGRVPPLFIRAVEAGCRDALAEGPLGGHRVTGVRVTLTDGSTHVKDSSEPAFRAAGRFALREALRSGGTILLEPVAEVTVTVPDDAVGAVLGDLGARRGRVTGSVTRGGTAVLTATVPLAELFGYATRLRGRTQGRGTFTTRPTGYAPAGG, translated from the coding sequence ATGCGTACCTCCGTCCCCACCCCCGGCAGCACTCCCGGCACCGGCCGCGGCGGCATCACCCGGATCCGTAACCTCGGCATCCTCGCCCACGTCGACGCGGGCAAGACCACCCTCACCGAGCGCTTCCTCTATCTGACCGGCACCACCCACAAGCGCGGCGAGGTCCACGACGGCACCACCGTCACCGACTTCGACCCGCAGGAGCGCGACCGCGGCATCACCATCTTCTCCGCGGCCGTCAGCTGCGCCTGGGCCGGACACCGGCTGAACCTCATCGACACCCCCGGCCACGTCGACTTCGCGGGCGAGGTGGAACGCGCCTTGCGCGTCCTGGACGGTGCCATCGCCGTCTTCGACGGCGTCGCGGGCGTCGAGCCGCAGAGCGAGTCCGTCTGGCGCCAGGCCGACCGGCACGGCGTCCCGCGCATCGCGTTCGTCAACAAACTCGACCGCGCGGGCGCCGACTTGGACGCGGTCGTGGACTCCCTGCGCACCCGGCTCGGCACGGTCCCGCTGCCCGTCCAGCTGCCCATCGGCCGCGAGGACGCCTTCACCGGCGTCGTCGACCTCGTCCGGATGCGGGCGTACGAGTGGCCCGACGGCGCCCAAGGGCAGGGCCGGGCGCACGGCGAGCGACAGGGGCCGGTCGAGGGGCCCGTCCCCGAGACGCTGCGCGCGGAGGCGGAACGCCGCCGCCGGGCACTCGTGGAACAGGTCGCCGAACTGCACCCGGCGGCCCTGGAGGAGTTCTGCGCCGACGGCACCTTGAGCGAGGACACCCTCGTCACCGCCCTGCGCGAACTGACCCTCGACGGCGCGGCGCTGGTCGTCCTGTGCGGCTCGGCCTACCGCGACCGCGGCATCGAACCGCTCCTCGACGCCGTCACCGCCTACCTGCCCGCGCCCGTCGACCTGCCACCCGTACGCCCCGACCGCCATCCCACCGACCCGGCGGCCCCGTTCACCGCCCTCGCCTTCAAAGTGGCCGTCACACCCACCGGCCGCATGACCTATCTCCGCGTCTACGCGGGAACGCTCCGCAAGGGGGACACCGTGCTCGACACCCTCACGGGCCGCACCGAACGCGTCGCCCGCATCCTGCGCGTCCAGGCCGACCGCACGACGGAGGCCGACCAGGCGACGGCCGGCGAGATCGTCGCCGTCGTCGGCCCCAAGAACACCCGGACCGGCGCCACGCTCTGCGCGCCCGGCGCGCCCCTGGCCCTCGAAGCGCCCGAGGCCGCCGACCCCGTGGTCTCCGTGGCCGTCGAGGCCCGCCGCGCCACCGACACCGAACGGCTGGCCACCGGCCTGGCCCGGCTGGCCGAGGAAGACCCGTCGCTGGTCGTCGGCACCGACCCCGAGTCGGGCCAGACCGTACTGTCCGGCCTGGGCGAACTCCACCTGGAGGTCACGGTGGAGAAGCTTCGCCGCGACCAGGGCCTCGACGTGACGGTCGGCCGGCCCCGGGTCGCGTACCGGGAGACCGTCGACCGGGGCGTCCGCGGCCTGGTCTACCGGCACGTCAAACAGGACGGTGGCGCCGGCCAGTTCGCCCATGTCGTCATCGACGTCGAACCCCTCGACGAGGGGGACTTCGCGTTCCGGTCGGCGGTCACCGGTGGCCGCGTACCGCCCCTGTTCATCCGCGCGGTCGAGGCCGGCTGCCGGGACGCCCTCGCCGAAGGGCCGCTCGGCGGCCACCGGGTGACCGGGGTGCGCGTCACGCTCACCGACGGCTCGACCCATGTGAAGGACTCGTCCGAACCGGCCTTCCGGGCCGCCGGCCGCTTCGCCCTGCGCGAGGCGCTCCGGTCGGGCGGGACGATCCTGCTCGAACCGGTCGCCGAGGTCACGGTCACCGTCCCGGACGACGCCGTCGGCGCGGTCCTCGGTGACCTGGGGGCCCGGCGCGGCCGTGTCACGGGCTCGGTGACCCGCGGGGGTACGGCGGTGCTGACGGCGACGGTGCCGCTGGCCGAACTCTTCGGCTACGCCACGCGCCTGCGCGGCCGCACCCAGGGCCGGGGCACCTTCACCACCCGCCCGACGGGCTACGCCCCGGCCGGCGGCTGA
- a CDS encoding flavin-containing monooxygenase (COG2072 Predicted flavoprotein involved in K+ transport;~Flavin-binding monooxygenase-like; pfam00743;~Pyridine nucleotide-disulphide oxidoreductase; pfam13738;~flavin-containing monooxygenase [Verrucosispora maris AB-18-032];~identified by MetaGeneAnnotator; putative), with translation MPPPCRVAVVGAGAAGLATTKALLDAGIEPVTYEKGDRPGGLWARDNASGLSPAYASLHLNTSKGRTEFADHPMPAHWPDYPSADLIAGYLADYSDTYGVTEHLRFGTTVTRVERDEDGHGWTVTTETGGGTESGEHVDAVVVANGHNWDPRLPEPAYPGTFDGTQTHAHDYRTAEAFRDRRVLVVGMGNSAMDIAVDASYVARGPVLLSARHGVHIIPKYLFGRPSDATGAALAALPWRVRQRLAETILRLAVGTPQSYGLPAPAGGLFQNHPTISDTILHRLTHGEVAARPGIARLDGDQVTFTDGTTAGVDVIVWATGYWVTIPFLSARWLGDDAERLPLYQRVFHLQDPSLAFVGLMQSTGAALPVVEAQAKLVAAHLSGGYALPTAREQRLAVDRALRAAVDRWGDRRPAMRIDFDSYVAGIPREIAAGRARLRRGARPFTPAGTHRSTV, from the coding sequence ATGCCCCCACCGTGCCGTGTCGCCGTCGTCGGCGCGGGAGCCGCCGGTCTCGCCACCACCAAGGCCCTGCTGGACGCCGGGATCGAGCCCGTCACGTACGAGAAGGGCGACCGGCCCGGCGGACTGTGGGCCCGCGACAACGCCAGCGGTCTGTCGCCCGCGTACGCCTCGCTGCACCTGAACACCAGCAAGGGCCGGACCGAGTTCGCGGACCACCCCATGCCCGCCCACTGGCCCGACTACCCCTCCGCCGACCTGATCGCCGGCTATCTCGCCGACTACAGCGACACGTACGGCGTCACCGAGCACCTGCGCTTCGGCACCACCGTGACCCGGGTCGAGCGCGACGAGGACGGCCACGGCTGGACCGTGACCACCGAGACCGGCGGTGGTACGGAGAGCGGTGAGCACGTCGACGCCGTCGTCGTCGCCAACGGCCACAACTGGGACCCCCGCCTGCCGGAGCCCGCCTACCCCGGCACCTTCGACGGCACTCAGACGCACGCCCACGACTACCGCACCGCCGAGGCCTTCCGCGACCGGCGCGTCCTCGTCGTCGGCATGGGCAACTCCGCCATGGACATCGCCGTCGACGCCTCCTATGTCGCCCGCGGCCCCGTCCTGCTCTCAGCCCGGCACGGCGTCCACATCATCCCGAAGTACCTCTTCGGACGGCCCTCCGACGCGACCGGCGCCGCCCTCGCCGCCCTGCCGTGGCGGGTCCGCCAGCGGCTGGCCGAGACGATCCTCCGGCTCGCCGTCGGCACCCCGCAGAGCTACGGACTGCCCGCCCCCGCCGGCGGCCTGTTCCAGAACCACCCCACCATCAGCGACACCATCCTGCACCGCCTCACCCACGGCGAGGTGGCCGCCCGCCCCGGCATCGCCCGGCTCGACGGCGACCAGGTGACCTTCACCGACGGCACCACCGCCGGCGTCGACGTGATCGTCTGGGCCACCGGATACTGGGTGACCATCCCGTTCCTGTCCGCCCGCTGGCTGGGCGACGACGCCGAACGACTGCCCCTGTACCAGCGGGTCTTCCACCTCCAGGACCCCAGCCTCGCCTTCGTCGGGCTCATGCAGTCCACCGGCGCGGCCCTGCCCGTCGTCGAGGCCCAGGCGAAGCTCGTCGCCGCCCACCTCTCCGGCGGCTACGCCCTGCCCACCGCGCGGGAACAGCGCCTCGCCGTCGACCGCGCCCTGCGCGCCGCCGTCGACCGCTGGGGCGACCGGCGCCCCGCCATGCGCATCGACTTCGACAGCTACGTCGCCGGCATCCCGCGCGAGATCGCCGCCGGCCGCGCCCGACTGCGCCGCGGCGCCCGCCCGTTCACCCCCGCCGGCACGCACAGGAGCACCGTATGA
- a CDS encoding hypothetical protein (identified by MetaGeneAnnotator; putative;~sequence version:1) — MRREDWGGVVDLIERVVGEEDLLASVVGGVRATVREVAVLPAADIAGHTRALLAAATRALAAGRGPTEAELSFVEELAHTRARQGVPIEAVLGAIHVAERAIWSRARDTAAGSGIDAGLLLDARELYDDWAEAVRARLIRAHREAVAAGSHAPAAERDLTVLRRLLVGGSAAGLAAAEAGLPVGGGLWVLVARPGEHGLEQSLREQAAQALVAHVDGLLVAVLTRAPAVRAAGGTAGVAGPAEPEELSGARRLALAALTAAESTGRTGAVHVADVAVLAAVADRADLAAMLTDRHRAAWTALGAQARPVALAVRAWLEAGREVGAAAGRLFVHPNTVRNRVQRFAEATGIDPFDTFGAMNAWWLCCTWLAAVEGAPAGPASGSPAGTGPSGAGSFPRG, encoded by the coding sequence GTGCGGCGTGAGGACTGGGGCGGTGTGGTCGACCTGATCGAGCGGGTCGTCGGCGAGGAGGATCTGCTGGCGTCCGTGGTCGGCGGGGTACGGGCGACGGTGCGGGAGGTCGCGGTCCTGCCCGCGGCCGACATCGCCGGGCACACCCGGGCGCTGCTCGCGGCCGCGACGCGGGCGCTGGCGGCCGGGCGGGGTCCGACGGAGGCGGAGCTGTCGTTCGTCGAGGAGCTCGCCCACACCCGGGCCCGGCAGGGGGTGCCGATCGAGGCGGTGTTGGGGGCCATTCACGTGGCCGAACGGGCGATCTGGTCGCGGGCCCGGGACACGGCGGCCGGGAGCGGGATCGACGCGGGGCTGCTGCTCGACGCGCGGGAGCTGTACGACGACTGGGCGGAGGCGGTCCGCGCCCGGCTCATCCGGGCGCACCGGGAGGCCGTCGCCGCCGGGTCGCACGCGCCCGCCGCCGAACGGGACCTGACGGTGCTGCGGCGGCTGCTCGTCGGTGGTTCGGCGGCCGGACTGGCGGCGGCGGAGGCGGGCCTGCCGGTCGGCGGCGGGCTGTGGGTGCTGGTCGCCCGGCCCGGCGAGCACGGCCTGGAGCAGTCGCTGCGCGAGCAGGCCGCCCAGGCGCTCGTCGCGCATGTGGACGGTCTGCTGGTCGCGGTGCTCACCCGGGCGCCGGCGGTGCGCGCCGCCGGGGGCACGGCCGGGGTGGCCGGGCCGGCCGAGCCCGAGGAACTGAGCGGCGCGCGGCGGCTGGCGCTCGCCGCGCTGACCGCCGCCGAGTCGACGGGCCGGACCGGCGCGGTGCACGTGGCCGATGTCGCGGTGCTGGCGGCGGTGGCCGACCGGGCCGATCTGGCGGCGATGCTGACCGACCGGCACCGGGCGGCGTGGACCGCGCTCGGCGCGCAGGCCCGGCCCGTCGCACTGGCGGTACGGGCCTGGCTGGAGGCCGGACGGGAGGTGGGCGCGGCGGCCGGGCGGCTGTTCGTCCACCCCAACACGGTGCGCAATCGCGTGCAGCGGTTCGCCGAAGCCACCGGCATCGATCCGTTCGACACCTTCGGTGCCATGAACGCGTGGTGGCTGTGCTGTACGTGGCTCGCCGCCGTGGAGGGCGCCCCGGCGGGGCCGGCGAGCGGAAGCCCGGCGGGGACCGGCCCGTCCGGAGCCGGGTCGTTTCCGCGAGGGTGA
- a CDS encoding transposase IS4 family protein (identified by MetaGeneAnnotator; putative;~sequence version:1) has product MRGKLTAGPEGLPLVRPAVSSLSRARRRIGAAPLRRLFEILAGPVAHLGQAGSFYRGLRTVAVDGTLLHVPDEEVLTWRYPKRVGESVEFGYPLLRLVVLVECGTRAVIAAAFGPESDGELTYAGRLLGAPDHTMLLLADAGFDANTFARDIQATGAQFLVRSSARRIPTPFQHLGDGSYLARIGYGVLPVLLTVRVIEASATTTLADGTVRTEQWRLLTSPLDPAAHPAAGLVDLYHERWQSETTYFSIKATMLDGRVLRSRSLQGLDQEVYALLTTYQALIRAAADTACIQPGLDMDRISFTVLQTTAADTVTTATGVLPPAGPAELVGTIGRAVLDALHPARHRHRVKARTRKNPTSKYGPNTGQHPTTSQNYTIHSTVTFFEHGLSTRPRTKTQRRCACGRRSTPGHHGGG; this is encoded by the coding sequence GTGCGGGGCAAGTTGACGGCGGGGCCGGAGGGACTGCCGTTGGTGCGTCCGGCGGTCTCCTCGCTGTCCAGGGCCCGACGGCGAATAGGAGCGGCACCGCTGCGGCGGCTGTTCGAGATCCTCGCCGGGCCCGTCGCCCACCTCGGGCAGGCTGGTTCGTTCTATCGAGGGCTTCGGACCGTGGCCGTGGACGGCACTTTGCTGCACGTGCCCGACGAGGAGGTGCTCACCTGGCGCTATCCCAAGCGAGTGGGCGAGAGCGTGGAGTTCGGCTACCCGCTGCTGCGACTCGTGGTCCTGGTCGAGTGTGGCACCCGTGCCGTGATCGCCGCCGCGTTCGGTCCCGAGAGCGACGGCGAACTCACCTACGCGGGACGCCTGTTGGGTGCCCCGGACCATACGATGCTCCTGCTGGCCGATGCCGGCTTCGACGCGAACACCTTTGCCCGGGACATCCAGGCCACCGGCGCCCAGTTCCTGGTGCGCTCCTCCGCCCGCCGGATACCCACCCCCTTCCAACATCTGGGTGACGGCTCCTACCTGGCCCGGATCGGCTACGGCGTCCTGCCCGTCCTGCTGACCGTCCGCGTCATCGAGGCGTCAGCCACCACAACCCTGGCCGACGGCACCGTCCGCACCGAGCAGTGGCGCCTGCTCACCAGCCCCCTCGACCCGGCCGCCCACCCAGCCGCCGGGCTCGTGGATCTCTACCACGAGCGATGGCAGTCGGAGACCACGTATTTCTCGATCAAGGCGACCATGCTGGACGGCCGGGTCCTGCGCTCCCGCAGCCTCCAAGGTCTCGACCAGGAGGTATATGCCCTGCTCACCACCTACCAGGCCCTGATCCGCGCCGCCGCCGACACCGCCTGCATCCAGCCCGGCCTGGACATGGACCGCATCAGCTTCACCGTCCTGCAGACCACCGCCGCCGACACCGTCACCACCGCGACCGGGGTCCTGCCCCCAGCGGGACCCGCCGAGCTCGTCGGCACCATCGGCCGGGCCGTACTCGACGCCCTGCACCCCGCCCGCCACCGGCACCGCGTCAAGGCCCGCACCCGCAAGAACCCCACCAGCAAGTACGGACCGAACACCGGACAACACCCCACGACCAGCCAGAACTACACCATCCACAGCACCGTCACGTTCTTCGAACACGGACTCTCGACCCGCCCACGGACAAAAACGCAACGGCGTTGCGCATGCGGCCGTCGGTCGACCCCCGGCCATCACG
- a CDS encoding IS4 family transposase (IS4 family transposase [Streptomyces ghanaensis ATCC14672];~Insertion element 4 transposase N-terminal; pfam13006;~identified by MetaGeneAnnotator; putative), whose protein sequence is MYAPGHLGELTQIVDFVLVDTVIEETGSREKRLRLLPSRVVVFFVLAPALFEDCSYRGCGAS, encoded by the coding sequence GTGTACGCGCCCGGTCACTTGGGCGAGTTGACTCAGATCGTGGACTTCGTGCTGGTGGACACGGTGATCGAGGAGACCGGGTCACGTGAGAAGAGGCTGCGGCTGCTGCCGTCTCGGGTGGTGGTCTTCTTTGTCCTCGCGCCGGCCCTGTTCGAGGACTGCTCCTATCGGGGGTGCGGGGCAAGTTGA
- a CDS encoding hypothetical protein (identified by MetaGeneAnnotator; putative;~sequence version:1) encodes MIAEARICGGMLGRPFADGYMSTNISAGNSTPRCSARNANTLPAGINSRQVSHTSGPTVSPAHSPITTNTSLAPPLTRRGQNSKIFMNLPGPVRRILLGAGARRARLAGLLPV; translated from the coding sequence GTGATCGCCGAGGCCAGGATCTGCGGCGGCATGCTCGGCCGCCCGTTCGCCGACGGATACATGTCCACGAACATCTCCGCCGGAAACAGCACACCACGATGCTCGGCCAGGAACGCGAACACACTCCCCGCCGGGATCAACTCCCGGCAGGTCTCCCACACATCCGGCCCGACCGTCTCCCCGGCCCATTCCCCCATCACCACAAACACGAGTCTGGCCCCACCACTCACGCGGCGGGGCCAGAACTCCAAGATCTTCATGAACCTTCCAGGACCCGTCCGGCGGATCTTGCTGGGCGCGGGCGCCCGTCGCGCGCGCCTCGCCGGCCTCCTGCCTGTGTGA
- a CDS encoding IS transposase (IS transposase [Streptomyces scabiei 87.22];~Transposase DDE domain; pfam13751;~identified by MetaGeneAnnotator; putative): MTCPAGHTVPLSDPGGQHRQRTASFKSLCTGCPLRERCTKAKAGRVLTIRPHHDLLTAARHQAVTDPDWQTEYRRWRPPVERAVAWLVHHGNRKLRYRGTIANDTWLHTRAAALNLRRLINLGLTHTADTWTLDPATA; encoded by the coding sequence GTGACCTGCCCCGCCGGCCACACCGTCCCTCTTTCCGACCCCGGCGGACAACACCGGCAGCGCACCGCCTCCTTCAAGAGCCTGTGCACCGGATGTCCCCTGCGCGAGCGGTGCACCAAGGCCAAAGCCGGCCGAGTCCTGACCATCCGCCCGCACCACGACCTGCTCACAGCCGCCCGCCACCAAGCCGTCACCGACCCCGACTGGCAAACGGAATACCGCCGCTGGAGACCACCGGTCGAACGCGCCGTCGCCTGGCTCGTCCACCACGGCAACCGCAAACTCCGCTACCGCGGCACGATCGCCAACGACACCTGGCTCCACACCCGAGCAGCCGCCCTCAACCTCCGCCGACTGATCAACCTCGGCCTCACCCACACAGCTGACACCTGGACGCTCGACCCGGCCACCGCATAA
- a CDS encoding short-chain dehydrogenase/reductase sdr (COG1028 Dehydrogenases with different specificities (related to short-chain alcohol dehydrogenases);~NAD(P) binding site [chemical binding];~Rossmann-fold NAD(P)(+)-binding proteins; cl09931;~identified by MetaGeneAnnotator; putative;~short chain dehydrogenase; Provisional;~short-chain dehydrogenase/reductase sdr [Verrucosispora maris AB-18-032]), with protein MSTTPTPLAAGRTARPGAPVTALRNLTGGALRDPRGLRVLVTGASGTFGRALCARLSAQGAHVIGLDLAPRDDDPVEVLACDITDDDGVPAAVATALEKLGGLDLLVNNAGIGGPAPAERAPGAEVRRQLDINLLGTWRVTAACVDALVASRGRVVMLSSRMAVMQLPLAAAYGASKRALVAYADALRLELGTHVGVTCVYPSAVRSPIHDSTAAAGLSLEGMSSYETLDGVVDTVLRAALSPRARRDMPTTRRGAVEFFLARHLPRLTDRVIARTLATRARGGAFQGAELAAGVVARHKTAP; from the coding sequence ATGAGCACGACACCGACCCCCCTCGCCGCCGGTCGCACCGCCCGCCCCGGCGCCCCGGTCACCGCCCTGCGGAACCTCACCGGCGGCGCCCTGCGCGACCCGCGCGGCCTGCGCGTCCTCGTCACCGGGGCGTCCGGCACCTTCGGCCGCGCCCTGTGCGCCCGGCTGTCCGCCCAGGGCGCCCACGTCATCGGCCTGGACCTGGCGCCGCGCGACGACGACCCGGTCGAGGTACTCGCCTGCGACATCACCGACGACGACGGCGTCCCGGCCGCCGTGGCCACGGCCCTGGAGAAACTCGGCGGACTCGACCTGCTCGTCAACAACGCCGGCATCGGCGGCCCCGCCCCGGCCGAACGCGCCCCCGGAGCCGAGGTCCGCCGCCAGCTCGACATCAACCTCCTCGGCACCTGGCGCGTCACCGCCGCCTGCGTCGACGCCCTGGTGGCCTCCCGCGGCCGCGTCGTCATGCTCTCCTCCCGCATGGCCGTCATGCAGCTTCCCCTGGCCGCCGCCTACGGAGCGTCCAAGCGCGCCCTCGTCGCCTACGCCGACGCGCTGCGCCTGGAGCTCGGCACCCACGTCGGCGTCACCTGCGTCTACCCCTCGGCCGTCCGCAGCCCCATCCACGACTCCACCGCCGCCGCCGGACTCTCCCTGGAGGGCATGAGCAGCTACGAGACCCTCGACGGCGTCGTCGACACCGTGCTGCGCGCCGCCCTCAGTCCCCGCGCCCGCCGGGACATGCCCACGACCCGCCGCGGCGCCGTGGAGTTCTTCCTCGCCCGCCATCTGCCCCGCCTCACCGACCGGGTCATCGCCCGGACCCTCGCCACCCGCGCCCGCGGCGGCGCGTTCCAGGGAGCGGAACTCGCCGCCGGTGTCGTCGCCCGCCACAAGACGGCGCCATGA
- a CDS encoding signal recognition particle 19 kDa protein (identified by MetaGeneAnnotator; putative;~sequence version:1) has translation MWPAGQVTDGGDELGDGVLGGDRVVRNGGIQRPPVPALEDAGGLQDLPHRVEDPVRPGRTGKAAAEVGQQ, from the coding sequence GTGTGGCCGGCGGGGCAGGTCACGGATGGCGGCGATGAGCTGGGTGACGGTGTCCTGGGTGGCGACCGCGTCGTCCGGAACGGTGGAATCCAGCGCCCGCCGGTTCCTGCCCTTGAGGACGCCGGTGGCCTTCAGGACCTCCCGCACCGCGTCGAAGACCCGGTTCGGCCGGGTAGAACGGGAAAGGCGGCGGCGGAAGTAGGCCAGCAGTGA